In a single window of the Arachis hypogaea cultivar Tifrunner chromosome 6, arahy.Tifrunner.gnm2.J5K5, whole genome shotgun sequence genome:
- the LOC112696424 gene encoding O-fucosyltransferase 16 → MALQRRRHNNYQRIRIRLLIPLISGVAAALLVLFSLLSILAPSPNDTDHLRHFYTSSLNATPDDAITTPVFRVPRGGGKMDRHVWSSRNSEHFHGCSDAGNKFPKAQVITQANRYLMIATSGGLNQQRTGITDGVVAARILNATLVIPKLDQKSFWKDSSNFSEIFDVDWFISYLSKDVKIIKQLPRRGGKTLSSYNMRVPRKCNERCYVNRILPVLLKKHAVQLSKFDYRLANRLDTEYQKLRCRVNYHALRFTNPIFSMGEKLVHRMRMRSKHYIALHLRFEPDMLAFSGCDYGGGEKEQKELGTIRRRWKTLHRSNPDRQRRQGKCPLTPEEVGLMLRALGYGSDVHIYVASGEVYGGEETLAPLKALFPNFHSKDTIATKEELEPFSPFSSRMAALDFIVCDESDVFVTNNNGNMAKILAGRRRYFGHKPTIRPNAKKLYRLFLNRNNLTWEVFASSVRTFQKGFMGEPKEVRPGRGGFHENPSTCICEDSVTKVEKTSGPRKFGKDNTNRKNVTNNDQDVDDESEWPDMDDDEDQGDEKGMFNETISDYEALNSEDPELEEILSD, encoded by the exons ATGGCGCTTCAGCGGCGGCGCCACAACAATTACCAACGCATTCGCATCCGCCTCTTGATTCCTCTGATTTCAGGCGTCGCCGCTGCTCTTCtggttctcttctctctcctttccaTTCTGGCTCCTTCCCCCAACGACACCGATCATCTGCGCCACTTCTACACCTCCTCG CTTAACGCTACGCCGGATGATGCAATTACAACTCCCGTTTTCCGCGTTCCG AGAGGTGGAGGAAAGATGGATCGCCATGTCTGGAGTTCTAGAAACTCCGAACACTTCCACGGCTGCAGCGATGCGGGCAACAAGTTTCCAA AGGCTCAAGTTATTACACAAGCTAACAGATATTTGATGATTGCAACAAGTGGAGGCTTGAATCAACAGAGAACTGGG ATTACAGATGGTGTTGTTGCTGCACGTATCTTGAATGCTACACTTGTTATTCCCAAATTGGATCAAAAATCGTTCTGGAAAGACTCTAG TAACTTCTCAGAAATTTTTGATGTTGATTGGTTTATCTCATACTTGTCAAAGGATGTAAAAATCATCAAGCAACTCCCAAGAAGAGGTGGGAAAACATTATCTTCGTACAACATGCGTGTTCCAAGGAAGTGTAATGAAAGATGTTACGTAAATCGTATATTACCTGTACTCCTGAAAAAGCAT GCTGTTCAACTCAGCAAGTTTGACTACAGGCTTGCAAACAGGTTGGATACAGAATATCAGAAACTGAGATGTAGAGTTAATTACCATGCTTTAAGGTTTACCAATCCAATATTTTCAATGGGTGAAAAATTGGTTCATCGAATGAGGATGAGAAGCAAGCACTATATTGCATTGCACCTAAG GTTTGAACCTGATATGCTTGCATTTTCTGGATGTGATTATGGTGGTGGAGAGAAGGAGCAAAAGGAACTGGGCACTATAAGGAGGAGATGGAAAACACTGCAT AGAAGCAATCCTGATAGGCAAAGGAGACAGGGGAAATGCCCGTTAACCCCAGAAGAAGTTGGACTCATGCTAAGAGCATTGGGGTATGGCTCTGATGTTCATATATATGTTGCATCAGGGGAAGTATATGGAGGGGAAGAAACATTGGCACCTCTCAAAGCATTGTTTCCCAATTTCCACTCAAAGGACACCATTGCTACGAAAGAAGAATTAGAGCCATTTTCTCCATTTTCTTCTCGCATGGCTGCACTTGACTTCATTGTTTGTGATGAAAGTgatgtatttgtgacaaacaacaATGGTAATATGGCTAAAATATTAGCTGGAAGAAG GAGATACTTTGGGCACAAGCCTACCATTCGTCCAAATGCAAAAAAGCTCTACCGTTTGTTCTTGAACAGAAACAATTTGACTTGGGAAGTTTTTGCTTCTAGTGTCCGTACTTTCCAGAAAGGCTTCATGGGGGAGCCAAAGGAAGTTAGACCAGGTAGAGGTGGGTTTCATGAGAATCCATCTACCTGCATATGCGAGGATTCTGTAACCAAAGTGGAGAAAACATCTGGACCTAGAAAATTTGGGAAGGATAACACGAATAGGAAAAATGTAACAAATAATGATCAGGATGTGGATGATGAGTCTGAATGGCCTGACATGGATGATGATGAAGATCAGGGTGATGAGAAGGGGATGTTCAATGAAACAATTTCGGACTATGAAGCTCTGAACTCTGAGGATCCTGAGTTGGAAGAAATTCTGTCAGATTAG
- the LOC112696425 gene encoding mRNA cap guanine-N(7) methyltransferase 1 isoform X2 has translation MASKKGKASRSIRIADTVYEQEEHYASQMSKKRKFSPSGSMTEIPAGKEEASNSECDAQFLEDETTKIFAQKVADHYSARSNQTLEEREASPIIHLKKLNNWIKSVLIQLYAHQGDAVLDLACGKGGDLIKWDKAKIGYYVGIDIAEGSIKDCRTRYNGDADHHQRRKKFSFPARLICGDCYEVRLDKVLVDDAPFDICSCQFALHYSWSTEARARQALANVSALLRPGGIFIGTMPDANVIIKKLREAEGLAFGNSVYWVRFDEVFSDKKFKSSSPFGIKYTFHLEDAVDCPEWIVPFHVFKSLAEEYDFELIFAKNSHEFVHEYLKKPEFVELMQRLGALGDGNQDKKNMFCFHVRYTISR, from the exons ATGGCAAGCAAAAAAGGCAAAGCTTCAAGGTCAATTAGAATCGCAGATACAGTGTATGAGCAAGAAGAGCACTATGCATCCCAGATGTCTAAAAAGCGCAAGTTCTCGCCAAGTGGCTCTATGACTGAAATCCCCGCTGGGAAAGAGGAAGCATCAAATAGTGAGT GTGATGCACAGTTTCTGGAGGATGAAACCAcaaagatttttgctcagaaagTAGCTGATCATTACAGCGCTAGATCCAACCAGACTCTAGAAGAACGGGAGGCTAGTCCTATAATTCATTTGAAGAAACTCAACAATTGG ATTAAGAGTGTCTTAATTCAGCTTTATGCTCATCAAGGAGATGCAGTCCTTGACCTCGCCTGTGGCAAG GGTGGGGATCTTATCAAATGGGACAAGGCCAAAATTGGATATTATGTTGGTATCGACATTGCTGAAGGCTCA ATCAAAGACTGTCGCACACGTTACAATGGTGATGCTGACCATCATCAGCGACGTAAAAAGTTTTCGTTTCCTGCTCGCCTGATATGTGGAGATTGTTATGAG GTTCGGTTGGACAAAGTTCTTGTAGATGATGCTCCTTTTGATATTTGCAGTTGCCAG TTTGCATTGCATTATTCCTGGTCTACAGAGGCACGTGCCCGACAAGCATTGGCTAATGTGTCAGCTTTACTTCGCCCAGGAGGCATTTTCATTGGAACTATGCCGGATGCCAATGTGATAATCAAAAAGCTTAGAGAAG CTGAAGGTCTGGCTTTTGGTAATAGTGTATATTGGGTGCGTTTTGATGAAGTATTTTCTGACAAG AAATTCAAATCTTCCAGCCCCTTTGGAATAAAATATACCTTCCATTTAGAG GATGCTGTTGATTGTCCTGAATGGATTGTCCCCTTTCATGTATTCAAGTCATTAGCTGAAGAG TATGATTTTGAGCTCATTTTTGCAAAGAACTCTCATGAATTTGTGCACGAGTATCTGAAAAAACCTGAATTTGTGGAGCTCATGCAAAGACTTGGTGCATTGGGTGATGGCAACCAAGACAAGA AGAATATGTTTTGTTTCCATGTCAGGTACACTATCAGCCGATGA
- the LOC112696425 gene encoding mRNA cap guanine-N(7) methyltransferase 1 isoform X1 yields the protein MASKKGKASRSIRIADTVYEQEEHYASQMSKKRKFSPSGSMTEIPAGKEEASNSECDAQFLEDETTKIFAQKVADHYSARSNQTLEEREASPIIHLKKLNNWIKSVLIQLYAHQGDAVLDLACGKGGDLIKWDKAKIGYYVGIDIAEGSIKDCRTRYNGDADHHQRRKKFSFPARLICGDCYEVRLDKVLVDDAPFDICSCQFALHYSWSTEARARQALANVSALLRPGGIFIGTMPDANVIIKKLREAEGLAFGNSVYWVRFDEVFSDKKFKSSSPFGIKYTFHLEDAVDCPEWIVPFHVFKSLAEEYDFELIFAKNSHEFVHEYLKKPEFVELMQRLGALGDGNQDKSTLSADEWEAAYLYMSFVLRKRDQPERTQVSGQRERGLMHISEQDIMYISSH from the exons ATGGCAAGCAAAAAAGGCAAAGCTTCAAGGTCAATTAGAATCGCAGATACAGTGTATGAGCAAGAAGAGCACTATGCATCCCAGATGTCTAAAAAGCGCAAGTTCTCGCCAAGTGGCTCTATGACTGAAATCCCCGCTGGGAAAGAGGAAGCATCAAATAGTGAGT GTGATGCACAGTTTCTGGAGGATGAAACCAcaaagatttttgctcagaaagTAGCTGATCATTACAGCGCTAGATCCAACCAGACTCTAGAAGAACGGGAGGCTAGTCCTATAATTCATTTGAAGAAACTCAACAATTGG ATTAAGAGTGTCTTAATTCAGCTTTATGCTCATCAAGGAGATGCAGTCCTTGACCTCGCCTGTGGCAAG GGTGGGGATCTTATCAAATGGGACAAGGCCAAAATTGGATATTATGTTGGTATCGACATTGCTGAAGGCTCA ATCAAAGACTGTCGCACACGTTACAATGGTGATGCTGACCATCATCAGCGACGTAAAAAGTTTTCGTTTCCTGCTCGCCTGATATGTGGAGATTGTTATGAG GTTCGGTTGGACAAAGTTCTTGTAGATGATGCTCCTTTTGATATTTGCAGTTGCCAG TTTGCATTGCATTATTCCTGGTCTACAGAGGCACGTGCCCGACAAGCATTGGCTAATGTGTCAGCTTTACTTCGCCCAGGAGGCATTTTCATTGGAACTATGCCGGATGCCAATGTGATAATCAAAAAGCTTAGAGAAG CTGAAGGTCTGGCTTTTGGTAATAGTGTATATTGGGTGCGTTTTGATGAAGTATTTTCTGACAAG AAATTCAAATCTTCCAGCCCCTTTGGAATAAAATATACCTTCCATTTAGAG GATGCTGTTGATTGTCCTGAATGGATTGTCCCCTTTCATGTATTCAAGTCATTAGCTGAAGAG TATGATTTTGAGCTCATTTTTGCAAAGAACTCTCATGAATTTGTGCACGAGTATCTGAAAAAACCTGAATTTGTGGAGCTCATGCAAAGACTTGGTGCATTGGGTGATGGCAACCAAGACAAGA GTACACTATCAGCCGATGAATGGGAAGCTGCTTATTTATACATGTCGTTTGTGTTGAGAAAG CGAGACCAACCAGAAAGAACCCAAGTTAGTGGCCAAAGAGAGCGGGGACTGATGCATATCTCAGAGCAAGACATAATGTACATTAGCAGTCATTAG